The DNA sequence TAACCCAGGAACCCTCAAACCCTTCAATATCGGACGAATGGTCGTCGGGGTTTTTAAACCAAATGCGATCCCCTGGAATGTAATAGTGCATCGGCATCGGATTTTCACGGGTGCCTCGCTCCCCTAAAAAACGAAACAGGAAATCATCCCCCGTTAAGGCGCGCTTGCGCCACTGCTGCTCTACGTCATTTAAGCCTGTTTTATTCACCTTTTGCAACTCGCGTACGACCGCATACAGTATGAGGTATTCCGAGGCACGTTGGCATGAAAAAGCATAGGTATATCCGCTGACATCAGGGCATAGCGCCCGCTCCAATCCATCTGCCAGTGAAACGCCTTGGCGGAGTAAAAATCCATTCTCTTTGGTGTAAATCCAATATGCCTGCGGGCGAGTGATTGAGCTAGTGTCGAAGTTCAACTCAGTGCGTGAGGCTGCGTTCACTACAGTGCAGCGCATCCGTAGATTGCTTTTCAGTTCCTGCACACTGTCAAAGTAAACAACATTAGGGCTAAGCGCCATTGCCAAGATGATCTCGCTCATCAGCGCCGGATCCTTTTGTGGCTGGTGTGTACGCAAGAAAGTGGTGATATTGGCGGTATCAAAATCAGGGCACAAGGCAAGCAAGCGATGGCTCGCCCGAAAATGGAGGTGGCGCTCATTTCCACCTGTACTTAAGCTGCAATCAACGAAGTTATCGATACCAAGGTAGCGCAAGCAGCGCTGCGCTTGCCGCAGACGTCTTTCTGAATCGATGTGACCTGCAAGCAGCATGGCAAAGCCAATGGCTTGGGCATGGGTCAATGCTTGGGTCTCCACAGCGCTCGTGTGCATTCGTTTCGTCTCGCGTACTTAAAATCAGCAAAAGGCTTACTCTTCTGCCGTGGGGGAATTAATACCCACTCAATTTATAAGCCTAAACTATTTCCATGGCATTCACTATCTTGGTGCGTAAGCGTATACCCGCATTCGTTTAAATAATTGATTCGATTAGTATTTTTGGGTGTATTTCTTAAAATAGCGAAGTTCGCCCCAGTAGCTTTAGGATGGGAGAGATCACCACACTCATGGATCTGCTTTGTATGACTAAGCCGCACAAACGCATTACCAATCGTGAATTCAAACTCTTGATTAAGCCGCAAGGCCTAGATCGATTGAGTCGTATCACGAAATTGAGCGAGCAAATTCGCCTCTTTTGCAATAAGAAGAAGGTGGGATTCTTTCATCTCGATAATGCCAATACCGCATTACGCAATATCTATTTTTTCGATACGGCTAGCGAGCACTTTCGGCAAAATAATCTGATTTTGCGGGTACGTGAGTCCCGTCAAAATATCTGGGTCGATGATTGGTGCGAGGTGACCTTAAAGCACCGCTCGCACGAGATCAAAGACGCCATTGCTGTAGACCCTAGCCCTAAAAAAGGCCTGAAGTACCGCCTGCGTTTAAAAGAGGAGATATTGCGCGGCGATAAATTGGGTTCAACGCGCGTCCTGTATTCCCACAATGCCATTCTGGATGCGGTGTTACTAGACAATGTATTTGATCGCAGTTTTGCAGGGGTTAGCCGTTTTTTTCCTAAACTCGAAATCGAATCCTTAGATAAAAAGACACCGATCCGCATCGTCGGAGGCAGTACCAATAAAATTTTAGAGGCCTGTTTGCCATTGGGTAATTTGGTTTTTGGTGACGGTGTGCAAGCCCATTGCGAAATCGCTATTTGGATGCGCGGCGTTGGCGACCCCATTGTGGGCGAGCTTGCCTTTGCTTATAGAGTGACCGATGAGAATCGCGCGCAAGTAAAAGCGCATAAACGGGCCGATGCTTTTTTTAGTGCATTGCAGTTTGAGCTGGAGAGCTGGCTAGAGATAGGCAGTACTAAAACTGCCTTGGTATACGGCAAGCCGGAATAAAACGAATCGTGCTGACTTCATCGCCGACTCCATCCGCAGGCCTTACTAAACCGAACGCTCCATTAGCCGATTTGTTTCTGCAATTTTTAATTGTGGGTGCAGTCAGCTTTGGTGGCGGCATTATTGCCTATGAGCGAATCCTGTTGGTCGAGAAGCGTAAATGGCTTAATGCTGATCAGTTTATGGCATACCTGGCCATCAGCCAAACCATGCCCGGGCTTAATTCTGTCAATTTAGCAATCTTAACTGGCGACTACTTAAGGGGTATCAAGGGATCAATCATTGCCTTACTCGGGCTGGTCTTACCCGGGTCAGCCATCATTCTTTTACTTGGCCTTGTCTATACCGCACTAACCGATCATGCCATTACGGTTTTACTATTAACAGGCATTGCAGCTGGCGCTACCGGCCTACTAGCAGCAGTAACGTATCGGATTGGTGATGCGCATTGGAAAAAACCCATCTCCCTTATCTTGATTGCAGCCACTTTTGTTTTAATGAGCATCGTCAAGCTCCCACTGCTGGAAGTGCTTGCAATTATGGCGCCAATCAGCCTCTTTATTTATCGCCCCAAAGGCAGTAGCTAAATGGTACTGATTCACCTTGCCTTAACGTTTGGGTTGCTATCTTTACTTGCGGTCGGCGGCGGAACAGCAGTTCTGCCCGAGATGCAATCGATCTTATTGCATCAGTTCGACCTGACTCATGATCGATTTGTACATATATATAGTTTGGGTCAATTGGCGCCAGGCCCCAATATGCTCATGGTCTTGGTGATCGGCTTACAAGTCGCGGGAATGCTTGGCGCTGCGGTGGTTTTTTTGTCCTTCTTCATTCCTTCCAGCGTCCTATGTTTATTTGTAGGGCGCCTGTGGATCAAGATGGGTGAGAGCCCTTGGCGCAGAGCAATTCAAAATGCACTGGAGCCAATTTCGATTGGCTTAATGGTTTCTGGAGTTTATGCGGTTGGTAAGGCTGCAGCCGTTACCCCTTTTACCTTTGGGCTTGCTCTCGTCGCCTTTATTGTCTTGGTCCGCACCAAAGTAAATCCAGTCCTCGTTATAGTGGCGGCCGGAATACCGTTTGCGGTACAGGGATTGCTTTAATTACCCTCGTATTACTGCTGAGTAATTATGAGGTCTGCGCCTCAAGCACATGTAAGCGAGGTGCGTAATCTGCCTCCCCGTACTTTAAGAAGTTTTCACGGTGACGGCGGTAATAGAGCAAACCCTCCTGAATGCTGGAAACCGAAGCGCCCTGCTCTTGCATCTTGTCCCAAAGATTCCAGTCTTCTTGTGGATTATAACGGTCAGCAAAGCGCTTTTGGTAGCCAATTTGCTTACCGAGCGCAGTGCGATACATCATCGAGCCATGGTGCAGGCCTTGCCGATCCCAATACAAATCGCCTTGGTGAAGCTGCGTTTGGCCAGGAACGCGCAAGGTGATCTCTGCCTTCAGTTCCCCCGTAACAACGATGTCATAGGTCACAACATCAGCACCCGCATTGGCGGCAAGTAACTCAATGGAATCGGAGCGCAGCCAATTATCGGCACCAATAAAGAGAACGTACTCGGTTTCTACCCGAGAAAGCATGTCCTGAAAATTGGCTACGGTGCCTAAATTGTGTGGGCGTAGAACATACTCAATGTCGGGATAGAGTATTGGCAGGTGGCTACAGTCATGCGCGCCATCATCCACGAATAAAA is a window from the Polynucleobacter difficilis genome containing:
- a CDS encoding CYTH domain-containing protein, with product MTKPHKRITNREFKLLIKPQGLDRLSRITKLSEQIRLFCNKKKVGFFHLDNANTALRNIYFFDTASEHFRQNNLILRVRESRQNIWVDDWCEVTLKHRSHEIKDAIAVDPSPKKGLKYRLRLKEEILRGDKLGSTRVLYSHNAILDAVLLDNVFDRSFAGVSRFFPKLEIESLDKKTPIRIVGGSTNKILEACLPLGNLVFGDGVQAHCEIAIWMRGVGDPIVGELAFAYRVTDENRAQVKAHKRADAFFSALQFELESWLEIGSTKTALVYGKPE
- a CDS encoding chromate transporter; translated protein: MLTSSPTPSAGLTKPNAPLADLFLQFLIVGAVSFGGGIIAYERILLVEKRKWLNADQFMAYLAISQTMPGLNSVNLAILTGDYLRGIKGSIIALLGLVLPGSAIILLLGLVYTALTDHAITVLLLTGIAAGATGLLAAVTYRIGDAHWKKPISLILIAATFVLMSIVKLPLLEVLAIMAPISLFIYRPKGSS
- a CDS encoding chromate transporter — encoded protein: MVLIHLALTFGLLSLLAVGGGTAVLPEMQSILLHQFDLTHDRFVHIYSLGQLAPGPNMLMVLVIGLQVAGMLGAAVVFLSFFIPSSVLCLFVGRLWIKMGESPWRRAIQNALEPISIGLMVSGVYAVGKAAAVTPFTFGLALVAFIVLVRTKVNPVLVIVAAGIPFAVQGLL
- a CDS encoding glycosyltransferase family 2 protein, translating into MITVVIASYRYGHLAAHCIESLLSQSCMPERILFVDDGAHDCSHLPILYPDIEYVLRPHNLGTVANFQDMLSRVETEYVLFIGADNWLRSDSIELLAANAGADVVTYDIVVTGELKAEITLRVPGQTQLHQGDLYWDRQGLHHGSMMYRTALGKQIGYQKRFADRYNPQEDWNLWDKMQEQGASVSSIQEGLLYYRRHRENFLKYGEADYAPRLHVLEAQTS